A region of the Pseudomonas silesiensis genome:
GTTATGATAGGCAGCCCCGCGATCAACGCTTCACATCCGCCCCACGGAGTCAGCCCCTGCAATGCCCCAGATCACCCATTACCAATCCCCCTGCCCAGAGCCCGTCAACAGCCAGATCCTGCAAATGGTCGTCGACTACCTCACCGACATCAGCATGGTCGCGATCCCGCCGAGCAACCTGCTGTACAACATCTACCAGTACGCGATCGGCTATGAGGTTCATCTCTATCTGGAGGCCTTGAACGGGACGAAGGGGATTGCCGTGGAGTTGCTGGTCGCGACCGACGATGACGACCCGGAAAAGGTAGTCGGCTTTTTGCTGTACCTGCCGGTCAAGGATGATCCTGACGCGTGCGGCGTGGCGTATATGGCGGTGCATGCAAGTCATCGGCGCCAGGGCATTGCCCGGCGGATGCTGCGGGAGATGGTCGGCCGCTACCCCCATGCCGAATTGAACTGCGCCGTGGCCAAGGTGCCGTATTTCGAGTCGATGGGCTTTCAGGTGGTGGGCGTGCGTGGGACTCAGGTGCTGATGAACACTCGCGACCATGGCAGTGAAGGTTTGATGGGGCTGTTGGATGTAGCGTCGATCTACAGCTCGCTGGAGGTGCGGCAGATCCATACGTATCTGCTGCAGAAACACGGCAAGCGGGCGATGCTCGATGCGGAAAAGCAGCGGGATCGGCATCTGGACCAGATGACGCGCAAGGCGCAAGAGTTTGTGCGCGAGCGGCTGGGGTAACCCGGTTAACGGTGGGAGCGGGCTTGCTCGCGAAGGCGGCGGCTCGGTCTCACTGCCTGAACACCAACGCCTTCAACCCGCATTCAACATCCGCATCCGGAAATTCCGGCGGGTTCTCCAGCCGTTGCTCGAAGCGCAGGCTCGGCGCTTCACGCATGACGCCCTCGATCAGGAAGTCCGCGCCGAATGCCGGGTCGTTCATGCAGGCCAGCACCATACCTTGGGGGCTGAGCAACTCCGGCAGGCGACGCAACACTCGCTGGTAGTCC
Encoded here:
- a CDS encoding GNAT family N-acetyltransferase is translated as MPQITHYQSPCPEPVNSQILQMVVDYLTDISMVAIPPSNLLYNIYQYAIGYEVHLYLEALNGTKGIAVELLVATDDDDPEKVVGFLLYLPVKDDPDACGVAYMAVHASHRRQGIARRMLREMVGRYPHAELNCAVAKVPYFESMGFQVVGVRGTQVLMNTRDHGSEGLMGLLDVASIYSSLEVRQIHTYLLQKHGKRAMLDAEKQRDRHLDQMTRKAQEFVRERLG